One segment of Cellulosilyticum sp. I15G10I2 DNA contains the following:
- a CDS encoding helix-turn-helix domain-containing protein, which translates to MRRGVKFKSNIISWRGFQRYLYKIILSNIFLILIPICILGIFWYAMMFNQAENKFYEQKSIALNEIVSSINHRINAVKLELSAEILDRKYSTYTFSTDDYSTNLSMLIRKLYTVKEKYHIIDSVSFYDITTGKIYNSKSGRYAFDDFYDKKWLDEIDKNIYSIQQLPLRYAFDNEELLDTPNNIYSEFNKLVLSIVLKGRPHYYLMANVSIDRLYNEIADTYNVPHYNEEFFLLNSDGQLVVGKCNYSNPETLLASLTSLKEKEVTYIKENNRIYFLKLLDFGIYCVASYPAPEAYQESHYLGKYILVVCLSLIFFLLIISVYMAKRLYQPINTLYSDISENTKSLHKSNIYDEIDMLKLAFSELSTFNANAKLKLVQFDEINKAFNFRSFLENSRDKEQFVRDHPYLFDEDGNCLCEMLILKFDITDMLMSVEEETLFLLNLQEVLRTYLQTSMKGVLTKIEDDNLILLYHSNEREDLEQTRKILTNTIIKLTHENAYFGLSQPIQNVGEIITQYQICCDLIKASYFFSWKNEIITEEMIENPKDMNDIYNMLININASFIRCIVSQDESGITELFKKLEVELRKIKNYSQVKDIYNRILVELDHEFHFSSFIETNLLQALNDNKTLVDMMNFIKNLLMQVSQQYGNNDAKENNYCELAMHYLDNHYMKDMNITDTADDLKISYSYLSKIFRARTGMTLTDYLNNTRIEKSKEYLTNTFLTLSEISKKVGYNNVQSYQRFFKKYVNLTPGDYRKLHENKK; encoded by the coding sequence ATGAGGAGAGGTGTAAAATTCAAAAGCAATATAATTAGCTGGAGAGGCTTTCAGCGTTACCTATATAAAATAATTTTATCAAATATTTTTCTCATTCTAATTCCCATTTGTATATTGGGAATTTTCTGGTATGCGATGATGTTTAATCAGGCTGAAAATAAGTTTTATGAACAAAAATCTATCGCATTAAATGAAATTGTATCTTCTATTAATCATAGAATAAATGCCGTAAAACTAGAATTATCTGCGGAAATACTGGATAGAAAATATAGCACTTATACTTTTTCTACTGATGACTATAGTACGAATTTGTCAATGTTGATAAGAAAGCTATATACTGTAAAAGAGAAATATCATATAATAGACTCTGTTTCTTTTTATGATATAACTACTGGGAAAATTTATAATTCAAAGAGTGGAAGATATGCATTTGATGATTTTTACGATAAAAAATGGTTAGATGAAATAGACAAAAATATTTATAGTATTCAACAGCTGCCATTGCGTTATGCATTTGATAATGAAGAGCTATTAGATACTCCTAATAATATCTATAGTGAGTTTAATAAATTGGTCCTATCAATAGTACTAAAAGGAAGACCCCATTATTATCTGATGGCCAATGTAAGTATCGATAGACTCTATAATGAAATTGCTGATACCTATAACGTGCCTCACTATAATGAAGAATTTTTCTTGTTGAATTCTGATGGACAATTAGTGGTGGGAAAATGTAATTATTCAAATCCTGAAACCCTTCTGGCTTCATTAACAAGCTTAAAGGAAAAAGAAGTAACCTATATCAAAGAAAACAACCGAATTTATTTTTTAAAATTACTTGATTTTGGTATTTATTGTGTGGCCTCCTATCCTGCACCTGAAGCTTATCAGGAGTCCCATTATTTAGGCAAATATATCTTAGTAGTTTGTTTGAGTTTAATTTTTTTCCTATTGATAATATCAGTCTATATGGCAAAGAGGCTTTACCAGCCTATTAACACCTTATACTCTGATATATCCGAAAATACAAAGAGTCTGCACAAGAGCAATATATACGATGAAATTGATATGCTGAAGCTTGCTTTTTCTGAATTAAGTACCTTTAATGCCAATGCCAAATTAAAATTAGTTCAGTTTGATGAAATAAATAAAGCTTTTAATTTCAGAAGCTTCTTAGAAAATTCCCGAGACAAAGAGCAGTTTGTGCGTGATCATCCTTATCTATTTGATGAAGATGGCAATTGCCTTTGTGAAATGTTGATACTAAAATTTGATATTACAGACATGCTCATGTCAGTGGAGGAAGAAACGTTATTTCTCTTAAATTTACAAGAAGTCTTACGAACCTATTTACAGACCTCTATGAAAGGCGTTTTAACCAAAATTGAAGATGATAATCTGATACTGTTATATCATAGTAATGAAAGAGAAGATCTTGAACAAACCAGGAAAATTTTGACAAACACGATTATTAAACTAACTCATGAAAATGCCTATTTCGGATTGAGTCAGCCTATTCAAAATGTGGGAGAAATAATCACCCAATATCAAATCTGCTGTGATTTAATTAAAGCTTCCTATTTCTTCAGTTGGAAAAACGAGATCATAACTGAGGAAATGATTGAAAATCCTAAAGATATGAATGATATTTACAATATGCTGATAAATATTAATGCCTCTTTTATTCGTTGTATTGTTTCACAAGACGAATCTGGTATTACTGAACTTTTCAAAAAACTAGAAGTGGAATTACGGAAAATTAAAAATTATTCTCAAGTTAAAGATATCTATAATCGGATTTTAGTTGAACTAGATCACGAATTTCATTTTAGCAGTTTCATTGAAACAAATCTTTTACAGGCTTTAAACGATAATAAAACATTAGTAGATATGATGAATTTTATAAAAAACCTACTTATGCAAGTAAGCCAACAATATGGAAATAATGATGCAAAAGAAAATAACTACTGTGAACTCGCAATGCATTATTTGGATAATCATTATATGAAGGATATGAATATTACAGATACGGCAGATGACTTAAAGATTAGTTATTCCTATCTAAGTAAGATATTTAGAGCACGAACCGGCATGACTTTAACTGATTATCTGAACAATACCCGCATCGAAAAAAGCAAAGAATATCTGACCAATACTTTTTTAACTTTAAGTGAAATTTCAAAAAAAGTGGGGTACAATAATGTACAAAGCTATCAGAGATTCTTTAAAAAATATGTAAATCTAACCCCAGGAGACTATCGAAAATTACATGAAAACAAGAAATAA
- a CDS encoding glycine betaine ABC transporter substrate-binding protein, with translation MKTIKKLLTLGLCGGLLISSVLTGCSNSKKVVIGSKDFSENIVLAEIMAQLIENDTTIQVERKLNMGGTFVNFEAIKNGGIDIYPEYTGTGLTAQLKMDVINDADQVYEIVKSEFDSQFGVTWLDPLGFNNTYAMGVTAEIAEKYNLEKNSDLIDVASELVFGAEHEFFDRQDGFEGFLEAYGIDSFKDVAKMNTALKYQAIGSGQMDVTDVFATDGQIVEYNLKILEDDLGFFPPYYAAPIIRNETLKKYPELIAVLNKLGGKISDEDMTALNYQVDVEKKSVEEVAKGFLESKGLVK, from the coding sequence ATGAAAACAATTAAAAAATTACTCACACTAGGATTATGTGGAGGACTACTAATAAGCAGTGTACTTACTGGATGTAGTAATTCAAAAAAAGTTGTAATAGGTTCTAAAGATTTTAGTGAAAATATTGTGCTTGCAGAGATTATGGCACAACTTATTGAAAATGATACAACTATTCAAGTAGAACGTAAACTGAATATGGGTGGTACTTTTGTAAATTTTGAAGCCATTAAAAACGGAGGCATTGATATTTATCCAGAGTATACTGGGACGGGACTTACAGCTCAATTAAAGATGGATGTTATTAATGATGCAGATCAAGTATATGAGATTGTTAAATCTGAGTTTGACTCTCAATTTGGTGTGACGTGGCTAGACCCTTTAGGGTTTAATAATACTTATGCCATGGGCGTTACAGCTGAGATTGCAGAAAAATACAATCTTGAGAAAAATAGTGACCTTATTGATGTAGCGAGTGAATTAGTATTTGGAGCAGAGCATGAGTTTTTTGACAGGCAAGATGGATTTGAAGGATTTTTAGAAGCCTATGGTATTGATAGCTTTAAAGATGTTGCTAAAATGAATACTGCACTTAAGTACCAAGCCATAGGAAGCGGTCAAATGGATGTGACAGATGTTTTTGCAACAGATGGACAAATCGTTGAATATAATCTTAAGATCCTTGAAGATGATCTTGGATTTTTCCCGCCTTATTATGCAGCCCCAATTATACGTAATGAAACATTAAAGAAGTACCCAGAGCTTATAGCAGTACTTAATAAGCTCGGTGGAAAAATTAGTGATGAAGATATGACAGCTCTTAATTATCAAGTAGATGTTGAGAAAAAGTCTGTAGAAGAAGTTGCTAAAGGATTCTTAGAGTCGAAAGGACTTGTTAAGTAG
- a CDS encoding ABC transporter permease, giving the protein MRLAFKIAARFLHSSKAQTLLIVLGIAVGVSVQVFIGSLIQGLQKSLIDTTIGRSSHITISSENDDRKIKKWETLFEFIKNQNVDFKAVSVAADFPAFIKSGTKTLPVFVRGFIYEDADKIYQLNTSLIEGQKPKRAREVLIGIDLKNELQIALGDRITIITPQGSKTKVTITGVYDFKVASINESWLITDLKTAQDTFSFGDSITSVEIQINQVFKADTLAESLKDTLNNSDFTIDNWKAQNEQLLSGLKGQSMSSYLIQVFVMVSVILGIASVLAITVLQKSRQLGILKAMGIKDSTASQIFLFEGFILGGMGAVLGVCFGLVLAYTFTKFAVNTDGTPIIALYIDYAFVTFSAILALLAATLAALVPARRSAKISPIEVIKNG; this is encoded by the coding sequence ATGAGGCTGGCATTTAAAATAGCTGCGCGGTTCTTACACTCAAGTAAGGCACAAACATTATTAATTGTGCTAGGCATTGCAGTAGGTGTATCTGTCCAAGTATTTATTGGTTCACTTATACAAGGACTTCAAAAAAGCCTGATAGATACAACTATAGGCAGGTCATCTCATATTACGATTAGTTCAGAAAATGATGACAGAAAAATTAAGAAGTGGGAAACGCTTTTTGAGTTTATTAAAAATCAAAACGTTGATTTTAAAGCAGTATCAGTAGCAGCAGATTTTCCAGCTTTTATTAAATCTGGTACTAAAACACTTCCTGTTTTTGTGCGAGGATTTATATATGAAGATGCAGATAAGATTTATCAGTTGAATACAAGTCTTATAGAGGGGCAAAAGCCTAAGAGAGCGAGGGAAGTACTTATAGGCATAGATTTAAAAAATGAACTACAAATAGCTCTAGGAGATCGTATTACTATTATTACCCCTCAAGGATCAAAAACTAAAGTGACTATTACAGGCGTGTATGATTTTAAGGTAGCAAGTATTAATGAGTCGTGGCTTATTACGGATCTTAAAACTGCCCAAGATACTTTTTCATTCGGAGATTCCATAACATCGGTTGAAATTCAAATAAACCAAGTATTTAAGGCAGATACCCTAGCTGAGTCCTTAAAAGATACTTTAAACAACTCTGATTTTACAATAGATAATTGGAAAGCTCAAAATGAACAGCTTCTTAGTGGACTTAAAGGTCAAAGTATGTCTAGTTATTTAATCCAGGTTTTTGTTATGGTATCGGTTATTCTGGGGATAGCTAGTGTACTTGCCATAACAGTTCTTCAAAAATCAAGGCAATTAGGTATTCTTAAGGCGATGGGTATTAAAGATAGTACTGCAAGTCAGATTTTTTTATTTGAAGGATTTATATTAGGGGGAATGGGAGCTGTTTTAGGCGTATGCTTTGGACTCGTGCTTGCATATACTTTTACAAAGTTTGCTGTTAATACAGATGGGACGCCTATTATCGCTTTATATATAGATTATGCATTTGTTACATTTTCAGCAATCCTTGCACTGCTAGCTGCTACGTTGGCAGCTTTAGTACCAGCTAGGAGATCAGCGAAGATAAGTCCTATAGAGGTGATTAAAAATGGATAA
- a CDS encoding AraC family transcriptional regulator yields the protein MEFSNYPTMIYFVQKECSTNWKLNAANINFCDLVFVQSGSADYIIDKNPYHVVAGDVVCIQSGSSRIASTTGMTCVSIDFLVEDNDLPIPLPHVTSNVDLTEFEPLFTSIKYEWLQQTQGYRLKCQALFGLILYKLLYKQNNIEKSPYIKAIKKYVIEHYQENITVTKLAKLLKLNPVYCGSLFKKSENQTIQEFITQVRINKAANLLQLREHNVSEVAALTGFNDIYYFSNTFKRIMKVSPSEYKNSHLNTVL from the coding sequence ATGGAATTCTCAAATTATCCAACCATGATATATTTTGTTCAAAAAGAATGCTCCACAAACTGGAAACTGAACGCGGCAAATATTAATTTCTGTGATTTAGTCTTTGTTCAAAGCGGCAGCGCCGATTATATCATCGATAAAAACCCCTACCACGTCGTGGCAGGGGATGTAGTCTGTATTCAATCTGGAAGCAGCCGCATTGCCAGCACAACTGGAATGACCTGCGTTTCTATTGACTTTTTAGTTGAAGATAATGATCTACCCATTCCACTCCCTCATGTGACCTCCAATGTGGATTTAACTGAATTTGAACCTTTATTTACATCTATTAAGTATGAATGGCTTCAACAAACCCAGGGTTACCGATTAAAATGTCAAGCTCTCTTTGGTCTGATCTTGTACAAACTTTTGTATAAACAAAATAATATAGAAAAATCCCCTTATATCAAAGCCATAAAAAAATATGTTATTGAACATTATCAGGAGAATATTACTGTAACCAAACTTGCCAAACTGTTAAAATTAAATCCTGTTTATTGCGGTTCTCTCTTTAAAAAATCTGAGAATCAGACTATACAAGAATTTATTACCCAGGTACGTATCAATAAAGCAGCAAATCTATTGCAATTAAGAGAACATAACGTTAGTGAAGTAGCTGCTCTTACCGGATTTAATGATATTTATTATTTTAGTAATACCTTTAAACGCATTATGAAAGTATCACCCTCCGAATATAAAAATAGCCATCTAAATACTGTTTTGTAA
- a CDS encoding ABC transporter permease, protein MGSILNYTIQHLYIVFIACIFSAVIGVMLGVIAYWVKYVDTIILSIADVVQTIPSLALLAMLMLIFGLGNTTLIAGLILYSLLPIIRNTYTGMQSISPYIKEAAIGMGMSKWQRLFRVELPLAFPMIFSGIKIAMVTAIGISVIGVLIGAGGLGYPIYRGIQSNNFKLILSGAIPVVILALLFDFVMTRIEIKMYKGHK, encoded by the coding sequence ATGGGAAGTATTTTAAATTATACAATACAGCATTTATATATTGTTTTCATAGCGTGTATTTTTTCAGCTGTGATAGGGGTTATGTTAGGTGTAATTGCTTATTGGGTGAAATATGTAGATACAATTATTTTAAGTATAGCTGACGTTGTTCAGACTATTCCATCTCTTGCACTTCTTGCAATGCTTATGCTTATATTTGGCCTAGGGAATACAACACTTATAGCAGGGCTTATTCTTTACTCACTTTTACCTATTATTCGTAATACTTATACTGGTATGCAATCGATTAGTCCTTATATTAAAGAAGCTGCTATAGGGATGGGTATGTCTAAATGGCAAAGGCTTTTTAGAGTAGAACTTCCTCTGGCATTTCCTATGATTTTTTCAGGTATTAAAATTGCTATGGTAACGGCAATAGGCATATCAGTAATAGGCGTGCTTATAGGCGCTGGGGGACTCGGTTATCCCATTTATAGAGGCATACAGTCCAATAATTTTAAACTTATTTTATCAGGTGCTATACCGGTTGTTATACTTGCTTTGTTATTTGATTTTGTAATGACTCGAATAGAAATAAAAATGTACAAAGGCCACAAATAA
- a CDS encoding ABC transporter permease codes for MYQFIEFLIKNQKMISQSLMVHTELVITAVFIGALIAIPAGIILSRYQKAAKLTLGFAGIIQTIPGLVMLGFALMLFGIGKMPAIVVLALYAILPILTNTYVGIAEVDKHYKEAAKGIGMTSMQILFKVEIPIALPTIVSGIKISTVYIVSWATLAALIGAGGLGDLIWTGLSTTNNYYIIAGAIPAAIMAVLIGSVIGGLQRLVTPRGLKVRGGK; via the coding sequence ATGTATCAATTTATAGAATTTCTTATTAAGAATCAAAAAATGATTTCACAGTCACTTATGGTTCATACAGAACTTGTTATAACAGCAGTATTTATAGGCGCTTTAATCGCTATACCAGCAGGTATCATACTATCTAGATATCAAAAGGCAGCTAAATTAACATTAGGATTTGCAGGAATCATACAAACAATACCGGGACTCGTGATGCTAGGCTTTGCACTGATGCTGTTTGGTATAGGAAAAATGCCAGCTATCGTTGTTTTAGCCCTATATGCAATACTTCCTATCTTAACGAATACTTACGTAGGTATTGCAGAAGTTGATAAGCACTACAAAGAGGCAGCTAAAGGGATAGGTATGACGAGCATGCAGATTCTTTTTAAAGTAGAAATTCCTATAGCACTGCCTACTATTGTGAGCGGTATTAAGATTTCTACAGTATATATTGTTAGCTGGGCGACACTTGCTGCTCTAATAGGTGCTGGAGGTCTTGGTGACTTGATCTGGACGGGACTTTCTACAACAAACAATTACTATATTATTGCAGGGGCTATTCCTGCGGCTATTATGGCTGTTTTAATAGGTAGCGTTATTGGCGGCTTACAAAGACTCGTGACTCCTCGCGGATTAAAGGTAAGGGGGGGAAAATAA
- a CDS encoding HlyD family secretion protein, with translation MKTLKLGNGVKIISICCIVSLLTACGGRESEPANNVTYTEYIDSDKQELDVYGNVNVAKNQEIIIDFQAIVKEVYIKDGEIVNKGDKLLSLDFEDYKLQIKTKENEIHMDEIKLKELEANNNPQMLEASRIREELKVKQNYVISGEDPDLKPLQNSLEIIEQSILLASNEYEANKQLFEVDYISEETLKLSEQKLKNRQKEKEDTLTAIEKVKTNRKLEISSLNTQLKSTEIQFNNADQQKVSSIEALKLKIATSKLMLTSMKNKLDKPYLKDNAIIAPEDNLIIYDINCMKGTEINSGMGAVLKAMYQDTIYVTADIPEESIRSVRTGQSARITLADEIKEEIIGSISRVSERAIEKDGDTIIEAIIEIEKGKALLKPGLTADIKIILR, from the coding sequence ATGAAAACTTTAAAACTAGGCAATGGCGTTAAAATAATAAGTATATGCTGCATAGTAAGTTTATTAACAGCATGCGGTGGAAGAGAAAGTGAACCAGCCAATAACGTAACTTATACTGAGTACATAGATAGTGATAAACAGGAACTCGATGTATATGGGAATGTTAATGTGGCTAAAAATCAAGAAATTATTATTGATTTTCAAGCTATAGTTAAGGAAGTTTATATAAAAGATGGGGAAATAGTTAATAAAGGAGATAAATTACTTAGCTTAGATTTTGAAGACTACAAGCTTCAGATTAAGACAAAAGAAAATGAAATACATATGGATGAAATAAAACTAAAAGAATTAGAGGCTAATAATAATCCACAAATGTTAGAGGCTAGTCGTATAAGAGAAGAATTAAAGGTTAAGCAAAATTATGTGATAAGTGGTGAGGACCCAGATTTAAAACCCTTACAAAATAGTTTAGAGATTATAGAACAATCTATTTTACTTGCAAGTAACGAATATGAAGCTAATAAGCAGCTTTTTGAAGTAGACTACATATCTGAAGAAACGCTTAAATTGAGTGAGCAAAAACTAAAAAACAGACAGAAAGAAAAAGAAGATACCCTTACAGCTATAGAAAAAGTTAAAACTAATAGGAAGCTTGAAATAAGTTCCCTTAATACCCAACTTAAAAGTACTGAGATACAGTTTAATAATGCTGATCAGCAAAAGGTTTCAAGTATAGAGGCCCTCAAGTTAAAGATTGCAACTTCTAAGTTAATGCTTACATCTATGAAAAACAAGCTTGATAAACCATACCTAAAAGATAATGCTATTATAGCACCAGAAGATAATCTCATTATATATGATATCAATTGTATGAAAGGGACAGAGATAAATAGCGGGATGGGAGCAGTTTTAAAAGCCATGTATCAAGACACAATCTATGTTACAGCAGATATTCCTGAGGAATCAATAAGATCTGTGAGAACAGGGCAGTCAGCACGTATTACCCTTGCTGATGAAATAAAAGAGGAGATAATAGGAAGTATTTCTAGAGTATCTGAGCGTGCTATAGAAAAAGATGGAGATACCATTATAGAAGCTATTATAGAAATAGAAAAAGGTAAGGCCTTATTAAAACCAGGACTAACAGCAGATATAAAAATAATACTTAGGTAG
- a CDS encoding Gfo/Idh/MocA family protein, producing the protein MIKVAVIGTGGISPAHINAYLAFTDRCKIVALCDIYPEKCEAKAKEFGLKVEIFNSHKELLEKADFDLVSICTPPFCHAEIAVDCLNAGKNVIVEKPMAASLEECDKMIAAQKQSNKVLAIIAQNRFKDPIWHLKKILDSGKIGRILHAQIDSHWWRGHCYYDLWWRGLWEKEGGGCTLNHAVHHIDMLGWMLGMPQKVQALLSNAAHDNAEVEDISIAALQYEKGAVAQVTSSVIHHGEEQQIIFQGEKARISAPWKVRASVSTSNGFPEKAESLEEELTQDIENMPTLAHTGHEGEIDDVLTALETGGQPLITGESGRLTIELITAIYKAGFEQRTISLPIEKGDPYYTAKGIQDHAIHFYEKTGSVTNFANDKITVGSDYDSEEREK; encoded by the coding sequence ATGATTAAAGTAGCAGTAATTGGAACTGGTGGTATATCACCAGCTCATATTAATGCCTATCTGGCATTCACAGACAGATGTAAAATTGTTGCATTATGTGATATTTATCCCGAAAAGTGCGAGGCAAAAGCTAAAGAGTTTGGATTGAAGGTAGAAATCTTTAATTCTCATAAAGAATTATTAGAGAAGGCGGATTTTGATCTGGTTAGCATTTGTACCCCGCCATTTTGTCATGCAGAGATAGCTGTTGACTGCTTAAATGCTGGGAAAAATGTCATTGTAGAGAAACCCATGGCAGCCTCTTTAGAAGAATGTGATAAGATGATTGCAGCACAAAAACAAAGCAATAAAGTTTTAGCTATCATTGCGCAAAACCGATTTAAGGATCCTATATGGCATTTAAAGAAGATATTAGACAGTGGTAAAATTGGAAGAATTCTTCATGCACAAATCGATTCTCATTGGTGGAGAGGTCACTGCTATTATGATTTGTGGTGGAGAGGTCTTTGGGAAAAAGAAGGCGGTGGATGTACCTTAAATCATGCAGTTCACCATATCGATATGTTAGGATGGATGCTTGGTATGCCGCAGAAAGTTCAGGCGCTACTTAGTAATGCAGCCCATGATAATGCAGAAGTAGAAGATATCTCTATAGCCGCTTTGCAGTATGAAAAAGGCGCTGTTGCACAGGTTACCAGCTCTGTTATCCATCATGGCGAAGAGCAGCAGATTATCTTTCAAGGTGAAAAAGCTAGAATATCCGCACCGTGGAAGGTAAGGGCATCTGTTTCCACATCAAATGGATTTCCAGAAAAAGCAGAAAGCTTAGAAGAAGAATTGACGCAAGATATTGAAAATATGCCGACACTAGCTCATACCGGTCATGAGGGTGAAATCGACGATGTATTAACTGCGCTTGAAACAGGAGGTCAGCCGCTCATTACAGGAGAAAGCGGACGCTTGACTATAGAACTTATTACAGCCATATATAAAGCTGGTTTTGAACAAAGAACAATCTCTTTGCCGATTGAAAAAGGCGATCCTTATTATACCGCCAAAGGCATTCAGGATCATGCCATTCATTTTTATGAAAAGACTGGTTCGGTTACAAATTTTGCAAATGATAAAATAACAGTTGGTAGCGACTATGATAGTGAGGAGAGAGAAAAATGA
- a CDS encoding Gfo/Idh/MocA family protein: MKIKMKDGYNFMPEGKPNPVVKEGEFIFAAIGLDHGHIGGMSNGLLEAGGTLKWIYDPDPKKLDVYCEKYPQAKRARSEEEVLSDPEVRLVAGAAVTSERCALGLRVMDAGKDYFTDKAPLTTLEQLEQAKAKVKETGKKYAVYYSERLHVEDAIFAGQLIEKGAIGKVIQTIGMGPHRLSAPARPDWFFQKDKYGGILCDIGSHQIEQFLYYTGAKDAAVVRSQIANYAHPDYPELDDFGDATLVADNGASGYFRVDWFTPDGLSSWGDGRTFILGTEGYIELRKYVNIGVAPEGGKVFLANQKEEIMYNIAGKVGYPYFGQLILDCLNRTENAMTQEHAFKAAELCVKAQMQAVKLK, translated from the coding sequence ATGAAGATAAAAATGAAAGATGGGTATAATTTTATGCCAGAAGGGAAACCCAATCCGGTAGTAAAAGAAGGGGAATTTATCTTTGCAGCTATAGGGCTAGATCACGGGCACATCGGTGGGATGAGCAATGGACTTTTGGAAGCAGGTGGTACATTAAAATGGATTTATGATCCAGATCCTAAAAAATTGGATGTATATTGCGAAAAATATCCTCAGGCAAAACGTGCCAGAAGTGAAGAGGAGGTCTTAAGTGATCCGGAAGTTCGATTGGTAGCAGGAGCAGCAGTAACATCTGAACGATGCGCACTAGGACTACGTGTTATGGATGCGGGGAAAGATTATTTTACGGATAAAGCGCCTCTTACTACATTAGAACAGCTAGAGCAGGCAAAAGCAAAAGTAAAAGAAACCGGGAAAAAGTACGCGGTTTATTACAGTGAACGTCTTCATGTGGAAGATGCCATATTTGCAGGACAGCTCATTGAAAAGGGAGCTATTGGTAAAGTTATTCAAACGATCGGTATGGGACCACATCGTTTAAGTGCTCCGGCAAGACCGGATTGGTTTTTCCAAAAAGATAAATACGGCGGAATTTTATGTGATATTGGCAGCCATCAGATCGAACAATTCTTATATTATACAGGAGCTAAAGATGCGGCTGTTGTTCGCAGCCAGATTGCAAACTACGCCCATCCGGATTATCCAGAATTGGATGATTTCGGCGATGCAACCTTAGTGGCCGATAACGGGGCAAGCGGATATTTTAGAGTTGACTGGTTTACACCAGATGGACTTTCCAGTTGGGGAGATGGAAGAACCTTTATTTTAGGAACGGAAGGTTATATTGAATTGCGAAAATATGTGAATATAGGTGTTGCACCAGAAGGTGGAAAAGTTTTTTTGGCTAATCAAAAAGAAGAAATTATGTATAATATTGCCGGGAAAGTAGGCTATCCGTATTTTGGACAGTTGATTTTAGATTGTCTTAACCGAACAGAGAATGCAATGACTCAGGAGCATGCTTTTAAAGCAGCTGAATTATGTGTAAAAGCACAAATGCAGGCTGTTAAACTAAAATAA
- a CDS encoding ABC transporter ATP-binding protein, translating into MDKVIELKRINKIYGKTINTQVLYDVNLSFQAKSFNAIIGASGSGKSTILNIMGTLDQPTSGEVYINGNRTDLMNKDELAELRNKSIGFIFQFHYLLPEFTALENVLMPYLIQKQKPSKEAIERAEELLHIVGLSNIRNNMANNMSGGQQQRTAIARSLMNNPKIILADEPTGNLDSESTENIYKILRDINEKFQTTFVIITHDKRIAEKTDRIVEIKDGRISMDIQND; encoded by the coding sequence ATGGATAAGGTTATTGAACTTAAAAGAATAAATAAAATATATGGAAAGACTATTAATACACAAGTTTTGTATGATGTTAACCTATCATTTCAGGCTAAATCTTTTAATGCTATTATAGGTGCTTCTGGGAGTGGAAAAAGCACTATCTTAAATATTATGGGGACACTAGATCAACCCACTAGTGGAGAAGTTTATATAAATGGGAATAGAACTGATCTGATGAATAAAGATGAATTAGCAGAGCTTAGGAATAAGAGTATAGGGTTTATTTTTCAATTTCATTACTTACTGCCAGAATTCACAGCACTCGAAAATGTTCTGATGCCCTATCTTATTCAAAAACAAAAGCCTTCCAAAGAAGCCATTGAAAGAGCTGAGGAATTGTTACATATAGTAGGGTTATCAAATATTAGAAATAATATGGCGAATAATATGTCTGGTGGTCAGCAGCAAAGAACAGCCATTGCAAGATCTTTAATGAACAACCCTAAGATTATCTTAGCTGATGAACCAACAGGTAATCTTGATTCAGAGTCAACAGAAAATATTTACAAAATTTTGAGAGATATTAATGAAAAGTTCCAAACAACTTTTGTTATTATTACGCATGATAAAAGGATTGCAGAAAAAACTGATCGTATTGTGGAGATAAAAGATGGCAGAATCAGTATGGATATACAAAATGATTAA